One segment of bacterium DNA contains the following:
- the rpmB gene encoding 50S ribosomal protein L28 → MSRICMVTGKKPTFGKKVSFSHKRSNRRWTPNIQKKRYWVPSQRRYVTLTVSTKGIKTIDKKGIEAVMADLKRRGIKV, encoded by the coding sequence ATGTCCAGAATCTGCATGGTCACCGGCAAGAAGCCGACCTTCGGCAAGAAAGTGTCGTTTTCCCACAAGCGGTCCAACCGGCGCTGGACCCCGAACATCCAGAAGAAGCGCTACTGGGTTCCCTCGCAGCGCCGCTACGTGACCCTCACGGTCAGCACCAAGGGGATCAAGACCATCGACAAGAAGGGGATCGAGGCGGTGATGGCGGACCTCAAGCGGCGGGGCATCAAAGTCTGA